In one Rutidosis leptorrhynchoides isolate AG116_Rl617_1_P2 chromosome 8, CSIRO_AGI_Rlap_v1, whole genome shotgun sequence genomic region, the following are encoded:
- the LOC139863191 gene encoding uncharacterized protein, translated as MANDENDGWEYLLDIDDSDLTQSVSVSKPTQTILVPTELPPFPRPLESPQLNRQKQKQPISPQRPVLHGSGSNKKNKLSYRIPGPAGVFQDAYELRNNENNVVDDMYTQDFVREIINRHEANDSFTLDPWLRVMEFAYPYGGRSDIASILRQRRFLPADQVVGVVKTCEKNCVGDLSLTLENTTGTIRGSVSSKIIDGVHGKYEGVKGIREGAVQVLQNCSIFCPSVKVKILNITRKALIKVFFKDGGST; from the exons ATGGCCAATGATGAGAACGATGGATGGGAATACCTACTTGATATTGATGATTCCGATCTCACTCAATCTGTATCAGTTTCAAAACCCACTCAAACCATATTGGTGCCCACCGAGTTGCCACCATTCCCCCGACCTTTAGAGTCCCCCCAACTTAACCGTCAAAAACAAAAGCAACCTATTTCACCACAACGACCTGTTCTTCACGGTTCCGGGTCTAACAAAAAGAACAAATTATCCTACCGAATCCCTGGACCCGCTGGTGTTTTTCAAGATGCGTATGAACTTCGAAATAACGAGAATAACGTTGTGGATGACATGTATACGCAAGATTTTGTAAGGGAAATAATCAATAGACATGAAGCGAATGATTCGTTTACACTGGATCCGTGGCTACGCGTGATGGAGTTTGCATATCCGTACGGag GTAGATCTGATATAGCGAGCATTTTGAGACAACGTAGATTTTTACCAGCTGATCAAGTTGTTGGTGTTGTTAAGACTTGTGAGAAAAATTGTGTCGGTGATCTGTCTTTAACGCTCGAA AACACTACGGGTACTATTCGAGGATCAGTATCTAGCAAGATCATCGATGGTGTACATGGGAAGTATGAAGGTGTAAAAGGCATACGTGAGGGAGCTGTTCAGGTGCTACAAAATTGCTCTATCTTTTGCCCAAGTGTGAAGGTTAAAATCCTTAACATTACACGCAAGGCGTTAATTAAGGTGTTCTTCAAAGACGGTGGATCTACGTAG